GTCCCGGTATCGGGTAACGGTGGGCCGGGACCCGCACGAAGTCCGCGCGGACGTTTCCACCCTCGTCCGGAGAGGGCGGAAACGTCCGCGCTGTTCGACTCGAACCGTTCACACCGGCTGCTCGGAAATCCCGAGCTGCACCACCGGAGCCGGTCCGTACGCGGTGTCCCGCTGCCGAGCACTCCGGCCCGCGCGCCGCGAAACCGCGTCGAGCTGCTCGATCGTGCGCTGCGATCCGTGCTCGGAACCGGCCATCCTGCTGATGGTCTCCTCCATCAGCGTGCCGCCGAGGTCGTTGGCCCCGCCGCACAGCACTTCGGCCGTTTCCTCGTCGCCCAACTTGACCCAGGAGCACTGGATGTTGTCCACCCGGCCGTGCAGGGCCAACCGCGCCATGGCGTGCACCGCCCGGTTGTCCCTGCGAGTTGGCCCTGGCCTGGCCAGACCCGCGAGGTAGATCGGTGCGTTGCGGTGCACGAAGGGCAGCGCGACGAACTCGGTGAATCCCGCGCTGCCGTTCTCGTGCGCGGTGTCCTGCACACCGGCGAGGGTGCGCAGATGGCCGAGCCAGTGCTCCGGAGTGTCCACGTGCCCGTACATCATCGTGGAGGAGGAGCGGATCCCGAGTCGGTGGGCGGTGCTGACGACGTCGATCCACTCCGCGGCCGGGAGCTTGCCCTTGGTCAGCACCCAGCGCACGTCGTCGTCGAGGATCTCGGCCGCGGTCCCCGGAATCGTGTCCAGCCCCGCGTCCCGCAGCTCGGTCAACCACTCCTCGACGCTGCTCCCCGCCTTGGCGGCAGCGCTGACGATCTCCATCGGGCTGAACGCGTGCACGTGCATGTCGGGCACCCGGTTCTTGACCGTGCGCACCAGCTCCGCGTAGGCGCCGACGGGCAGCTTCGGATCGATACCGCCCTGCATGCACACCTCGGTGGCACCCTCGCGGCGTGCTTCCTCGGCCCGGTCGGCCACGTCCTCCGGGGACAGGCGGAAGGCGTCCGCGTCCCGCTCGCGCTGCGCGAAGGCGCAGAACCGGCAGCCCACGTAGCACACGTTGGAGAAGTTGATGTTGCGGTTGATCACGTAGGTGACGTCCGGCCCCACCACGTCGGCCCGCAGCTGGTCCGCCAACCGCGCCATCTCGTCCAGCGCGGTTCCCTCGCAGGTCAGCAACGCCATGGCCGCGGCGTTGTTGGCCTCGTCCAACAACGCCGCCGGGTTCCGCTCGGCCAACCGGAGTCCCTCGGTCACCTCGGAGTCGAGCCTCTCCGGCTGCCGGGTGCCGGGGAGCTTGCCGCGCAGCTCCTCCCAGTCCCCGTAGACGCTGTCGAAGTCCCCACGGCGTTCCGCGCTGCGTCCCTCGGTGTCGATGCTGCTGTTCAGATCGGTGCGTCCGACCGATTCGAGCCCGCCGTCCGGCTCCTGCCACGGCAGGCCCTCCGGCCGGGCGTCCGCCCGCGCCATGCCGTCCGGCTCGGCCAGCTCGGCCACGTGGGTGGCCACCCGCGGGTCCAGCCAGGGGGTGCTGTCCCCGGACATTCCGGCACGCACGTACTTCGGGTAGGCCGTCAACCGCTCGCGGAGCTCGAAGCCGCCCGCCTCGGTCCGTTCGGCGAGTTCGTCGATGCGCGGCCAGGGACGTTCCGGGTTCACGTGGTCCGGGGTCACCGGTGAGACCCCGCCCCAGTCGTCGATTCCCGCACGCAGCATCAGGGTGTGCTCCTCGCCGACCAGGTTCGGCGGGGCCTGCACGCTCACCCCCGAGGGCATCAGCAACCGCGCCACGGCGATGGTCGCGGCCAGGTCCTGCAGATCGGCGTCGGGCATTCCGCGCATCGCCGTGTCCGGCTTGGCGCGGAAGTTCTGCACGATGATCTCCTGGATGTGCCCGTACTGGCGGGCGCTGGCCCGCAGCTCCAGCAGGGAGTCGGCACGCTCGGCCGTGGTTTCGCCGATTCCGATGAGGATTCCGCTGGTGAACGGCACGCCCACCCGTCCCGA
This genomic stretch from Actinopolyspora halophila DSM 43834 harbors:
- a CDS encoding bifunctional FO biosynthesis protein CofGH, translating into MSVDSEVPPPEPTPSASAMRRALRRASEGVTLDATEASVLLHARGADLDTLLEAAGKVRDAHLRAEGRFGVVSYSRKVFVPLTRLCRDRCHYCTFATVPHKVEAPFLEREEVLEIARQGAQAGCKEALFTLGDRPEDRWSVASEWLHERGYSSTIDYVRSCAIAVLEETGLLPHLNPGVLGWSEITRLKPVAPSMGMMLETTSERLWSRPGNPHYASPDKEPSVRLRVLADSGRVGVPFTSGILIGIGETTAERADSLLELRASARQYGHIQEIIVQNFRAKPDTAMRGMPDADLQDLAATIAVARLLMPSGVSVQAPPNLVGEEHTLMLRAGIDDWGGVSPVTPDHVNPERPWPRIDELAERTEAGGFELRERLTAYPKYVRAGMSGDSTPWLDPRVATHVAELAEPDGMARADARPEGLPWQEPDGGLESVGRTDLNSSIDTEGRSAERRGDFDSVYGDWEELRGKLPGTRQPERLDSEVTEGLRLAERNPAALLDEANNAAAMALLTCEGTALDEMARLADQLRADVVGPDVTYVINRNINFSNVCYVGCRFCAFAQRERDADAFRLSPEDVADRAEEARREGATEVCMQGGIDPKLPVGAYAELVRTVKNRVPDMHVHAFSPMEIVSAAAKAGSSVEEWLTELRDAGLDTIPGTAAEILDDDVRWVLTKGKLPAAEWIDVVSTAHRLGIRSSSTMMYGHVDTPEHWLGHLRTLAGVQDTAHENGSAGFTEFVALPFVHRNAPIYLAGLARPGPTRRDNRAVHAMARLALHGRVDNIQCSWVKLGDEETAEVLCGGANDLGGTLMEETISRMAGSEHGSQRTIEQLDAVSRRAGRSARQRDTAYGPAPVVQLGISEQPV